A portion of the Salmo trutta unplaced genomic scaffold, fSalTru1.1, whole genome shotgun sequence genome contains these proteins:
- the si:ch211-121a2.4 gene encoding transmembrane protein 205 yields MTTEGDPSLSAKLLQLVLLSTYWGMQIWFTCISSFVMDSHLNRHTFGLIQSRLVPFYLHLGSLCAFLNLTLFAVYHPADLLDDREAFQIGVYFLCVSVAAVNAQWFGQMTSEIMEDMHLMEQAQGLGQDIGLSTNREAYAKLCETDGRYRRLSGRLWLYRLLSSLCNICCITCNAYSLYYLAENLTSL; encoded by the exons ATGACCACTGAAGGGGATCCCAGCCTCTCGGCCAAACTGCTGCAACTGGTGCTGCTGTCCACCTATTGGGGCATGCAGATCTGGTTTACCTGCATATCTA gctttgtgatggacaGCCACCTGAACAGACACACATTTGGTTTGATCCAGAGCAGACTGGTTCCGTTCTACCTTCACCTGGGCTCTCTCTGTGCCTTCCTCAACCTGACGCTGTTCGCTGTCTACCACCCTGCAGACCTGCTAGATGACAGAGAGGCCTTCCAG attgGGGTAtacttcctgtgtgtgtcagtagcAGCGGTCAACGCCCAGTGGTTCGGTCAGATGACATCAGAGATAATGGAAGACATGCATCTAATGGAGCAAGCCCAAGGATTGGGCCAGGACATTGGTCTGTCTACCAATAGGGAGGCCTACGCCAAACTGTGTGAGACAGACGGTAGATACAGGCGTCTGTCTGGTCGGCTGTGGCTTTACAGACTATTGTCTTCGCTGTGTAACATCTGCTGCATTACCTGCAATGCATACAGCCTGTACTACCTAGCAGAGAACCTTACTTCACTATAG